A genomic region of Sulfobacillus acidophilus DSM 10332 contains the following coding sequences:
- a CDS encoding hypothetical protein (PFAM: CcmE~COGs: COG2332 Cytochrome c-type biogenesis protein CcmE~KEGG: bts:Btus_2648 CcmE/CycJ protein~SPTR: CcmE/CycJ protein) has translation MSKKLRLQLGAFVILAALVYLVLQGAHNFSSYFVTVNTYRADMSQLAHQTVRVQGTLLASSVKYDPATATLRFTIASNGKTLPVIYHGPMPNEQFQDASAICKGQMGPNGVFECQKLEIQCPDHYTPASGSSTTANG, from the coding sequence ATGTCGAAAAAGCTTCGGCTCCAATTAGGAGCTTTTGTGATTCTGGCTGCACTTGTCTACTTGGTTCTACAAGGGGCCCACAATTTTTCCAGTTACTTCGTAACGGTCAACACCTATCGGGCCGACATGTCTCAACTGGCTCATCAAACGGTACGGGTGCAGGGCACGCTTTTGGCGAGCAGCGTGAAATATGATCCGGCTACGGCCACTCTACGATTCACGATTGCCTCAAACGGGAAGACTTTACCGGTCATCTATCATGGGCCGATGCCCAATGAGCAATTCCAGGACGCGAGCGCGATATGTAAGGGACAGATGGGGCCCAACGGGGTTTTCGAGTGTCAAAAACTGGAGATTCAATGTCCCGACCATTACACCCCGGCTTCCGGATCGTCGACGACAGCCAACGGGTAA